In Zunongwangia profunda SM-A87, the following proteins share a genomic window:
- a CDS encoding non-canonical purine NTP diphosphatase, with product MELVFATHNRNKFKEIEAMLPDHISLLSLDDIGCTEDIAETADTIDGNAILKAEYVRHRYGYNCFADDTGLEVDALAGAPGVYSARYAGDQKDDKANVAKLLEQLKDKESRKAHFKTVIALNLKNNENLFTGICEGKIIEERRGEKGFGYDPVFVPNGYDRTFAEMEMKEKAEISHRGKAFKALIDYLSK from the coding sequence ATGGAATTAGTATTTGCTACTCACAACAGAAATAAATTTAAAGAAATTGAAGCCATGCTTCCAGATCACATCAGCTTATTATCCCTGGATGATATTGGCTGTACAGAAGATATCGCTGAAACCGCAGATACCATTGATGGTAATGCGATTTTAAAAGCTGAATATGTGCGGCATCGTTATGGTTATAATTGTTTTGCAGATGATACCGGTCTTGAAGTAGATGCACTTGCTGGTGCACCGGGGGTATACTCTGCAAGATACGCCGGTGATCAAAAGGATGATAAGGCCAATGTTGCAAAACTGTTAGAGCAACTAAAGGACAAAGAAAGCAGAAAGGCACATTTTAAGACCGTGATTGCGTTAAATTTAAAAAACAACGAAAATCTGTTTACAGGAATTTGCGAAGGTAAAATCATCGAGGAACGACGAGGTGAAAAAGGCTTTGGTTACGATCCTGTATTCGTGCCTAATGGCTATGATCGCACTTTTGCCGAAATGGAAATGAAGGAAAAAGCAGAAATTAGCCATCGTGGCAAAGCTTTTAAAGCGCTAATAGACTATCTTTCAAAATAA
- the rlmH gene encoding 23S rRNA (pseudouridine(1915)-N(3))-methyltransferase RlmH: MTIKLLCIGKTDSKELQKLIEVYLKRLQFYTKFEIDVIPDLKKARNLDENQQKTKEGELILNKTQTSDFVVLLDENGKQFSSEAFSEYLQKRMNSGLKQLIFVIGGPYGFSEAVYQRADGKISLSKMTFSHQMVRLFITEQIYRGFTILKNEPYHHR, translated from the coding sequence ATGACGATAAAATTACTCTGCATAGGAAAAACCGACAGCAAGGAATTACAAAAGCTAATTGAGGTCTATCTAAAACGACTTCAGTTCTATACAAAGTTTGAAATAGATGTAATTCCAGATTTAAAAAAGGCCAGAAATCTAGACGAAAATCAGCAAAAAACGAAAGAAGGCGAATTGATTCTCAATAAAACACAAACATCAGATTTTGTGGTATTATTAGACGAAAACGGCAAACAATTTTCTTCGGAAGCTTTTTCAGAATATCTTCAGAAAAGAATGAATAGCGGACTTAAACAGCTTATTTTTGTAATCGGCGGACCTTACGGATTTTCGGAAGCAGTTTATCAGCGAGCCGATGGTAAAATATCATTATCTAAAATGACGTTCTCCCATCAAATGGTACGTCTTTTTATAACCGAACAAATTTATCGCGGCTTTACCATTTTAAAAAATGAACCTTATCACCACAGATAA